A part of Arachis hypogaea cultivar Tifrunner chromosome 12, arahy.Tifrunner.gnm2.J5K5, whole genome shotgun sequence genomic DNA contains:
- the LOC140176844 gene encoding uncharacterized protein: MISRGFVGGGVTKSSRKRHLKEVYQVGNEGPDLPTISFTKEDGQGIVPGHDDPVVITMILANAHLHRALVDQGSSADILFKPTFDKLGLDEKELRAYPDTLFGLGDTPIKPLGFIPLHTTFGRGRRSKTLSIDFIVVDVGSAYNALIGRTTLNRLEAVVSIPHICMKFPMPEGIVTIRGDQKLARKCYNESLNLRSKSKEVNTIELGGI, translated from the coding sequence ATGATATCGAGAGGCTTCGTAGGAGGAGGGGTGACCAAGTCATCTCGAAAAAGACACCTGAAAGAAGTTTACCAAGTCGGGAATGAAGGACCTGACCTTCCAACTATTtccttcaccaaagaagacggaCAAGGTATTGTACCTGGGCATGATGACCCAGTAGTGATCACAATGATTCTCGCCAACGCTCATCTACACAGAGCTCtggtagaccaagggagctcaGCAGACATCTTGTTCAAACCAACATTTGACAAGCTGGGATTAGACGAGAAGGAGTTAAGGGCTTACCCGGATACTCTCTTTGGATTGGGGGATACTCCAATTAAACCACTAGGTTTCATTCCCCTACATACAACTTTTGGAAGGGGAAGGAGATCCAAGACTCTAAGCATCGACTTTATTGTCGTCGATGTGGGCTCCGCCTATAATGCCCTGATAGGCAGGACAACCCTAAATCGGCTTGAAGCAGTGGTTTCTATCCCCCATAtttgcatgaagttcccaatGCCAGAGGGGATTGTCACCATTAGAGGAGATCAAAAGCTGGCGAGAAAGTGTTACAACGAAAGCTTGAACCTGAGAAGTAAAAGCAAAGAAGTCAACACTATTGAGCTCGGAGGAATCTGA
- the LOC112728070 gene encoding uncharacterized protein encodes MDDRPPLQKIAISGPTLASLIQRFSTSPSSLDGLLFGHVTLLTPLNLSDDPSTASSATTTSDESTSSATLVATVTGFISSPSPTSTFYDSTGTVTQTSLRNLLNNHHHHNNHHLIGWFSARRKTPLRPSMREFSVTQSLSSLSAFSSQIQNSSNPNSTSSSTASSSSSFSPCIFILLSSPFSNDHIHTHEYRAYQLRASSSFEPKLIDIVNIGPAFRGHYGSFSPNAAFPVLECDLGMSSMNEDRDGNADKEDERLSVMKEKAKDQRELDGCAEGFEVGRLSRMMGSEARSYTSNLEDLYEKMLAKVENLTRLVEQSNAKVLEQEHYNRKLRQKIRAAASE; translated from the exons ATGGACGACCGGCCGCCGCTACAAAAGATCGCAATCTCCGGCCCAACACTCGCATCCCTAATCCAGCGCTTCTCCACTTCCCCTTCCTCCCTCGATGGCCTCCTTTTCGGCCACGTCACCCTTCTCACTCCTCTCAACCTCTCCGACGATCCCTCCACCGCCTCCTCTGCCACCACTACCTCCGATGAATCCACCTCATCCGCCACCCTCGTCGCCACCGTCACCGGTTTCATCTCCTCCCCTTCCCCAACCTCCACCTTCTACGACTCCACCGGCACCGTCACACAAACCTCCCTCCGCAACCTCCTAAATAACCACCACCACCATAACAACCACCACCTGATAGGTTGGTTCTCCGCCCGCCGGAAAACCCCACTCCGTCCCTCCATGCGCGAATTCTCCGTCACGCaatccctctcttctctctccgcattctcctcccaaattcagAACTCATCAAACCCTAATTCCACATCATCTTCAActgcttcttcctcctcctctttctccccttGCATCTTCATCCTCTTGTCTTCTCCTTTCTCCAACGACCACATCCACACTCACGAGTACCGCGCGTACCAGCTACGCGCTTCCTCCTCCTTCGAACCGAAACTGATCGATATCGTCAACATCGGGCCTGCGTTTCGAGGGCATTATGGTTCCTTTAGTCCTAACGCGGCATTCCCGGTGTTGGAATGCGATTTGGGAATGTCAAGCATGAATGAAGATCGTGATGGTAATGCTGACAAGGAAGATGAGAGATTGAGTGTGATGAAGGAGAAGGCGAAGGATCAGAGGGAGCTCGATGGTTGCGCCGAGGGTTTCGAGGTTGGGAGGTTGAGCAGGATGATGGGGTCGGAGGCGAGGAGTTACACTTCGAATTTGGAGGATTTGTATGAGAAGATGCTTGCAAAGGTTGAGAATCTGACTAGGTTGGTGGAGCAGAGTAATGCCAAGGTTCTTGAGCAG GAACATTATAATAGAAAGTTGAGGCAAAAAATTAGAGCTGCTGCCTCAGAGTAA